One Bosea sp. 124 genomic window, GCCTGGGCTTCCCGCGCGATCTCTACGAGTGCGTGGTGTCCGCCGGCGACGATGCCCGCGAGGCGATTGCCGCGGCTGAAGAACCATTTTATCGCGATCTCGGCCGGCGCTGCCTGTTGCTGGCGCGGGAGAGCGATCGCGATCTCGGCGACGGCCTCGGGCTCGATCTGGTCGATCGGCCCCGCGACGCCGATTTCCTGCTGCTGATGAGTATGGAACCGCCGCATCAGTCGCTGACGGGATGGCTGCCCCTGCTGGAGGCGTCGCTTGCCGCCGGACTGCCGATGATCTGCGGCAACCCGGATGTGCAGCGGACACGCGGCGACGGCACGCTGCAGAAAGCGCCCGGTTTCGTCGCGAAAGCCTATGCCGGCATGGGCGGCGTGGTGCGCTATCATGGCAAGCCGGAGCCGCGCATCTACCAATCATGCCTTTCCAGGCTCGGGTTGGCTCCATCGGAGGTCCTGTGCATCGGAGATTCGCTCGCGCATGACGTCGCCGGGAGCCAGGGCGTCGGCCTGCAAAGCGCCTTCATC contains:
- a CDS encoding TIGR01459 family HAD-type hydrolase, whose translation is MPALPTPGHRRTATTFIDGLSAVAERYRGFLVDQWGVLHDGVRPYPDALECLIGLRECGKPVIILSNSGRSGAANERILASLGFPRDLYECVVSAGDDAREAIAAAEEPFYRDLGRRCLLLARESDRDLGDGLGLDLVDRPRDADFLLLMSMEPPHQSLTGWLPLLEASLAAGLPMICGNPDVQRTRGDGTLQKAPGFVAKAYAGMGGVVRYHGKPEPRIYQSCLSRLGLAPSEVLCIGDSLAHDVAGSQGVGLQSAFIAGGIHQHDLAWQTTDKVDPHSCLALFDRHQMHPEFALGHLRW